One window from the genome of Candidatus Chlorohelix allophototropha encodes:
- the recD2 gene encoding SF1B family DNA helicase RecD2, translating into MTAAPAHLDNSTPTPRFSVLSGVVERITFQNEDNGWTVAKVQPDKGRKDELVTIVGNLPSLAPGESLEMEGFWISNPTYGKQFKIEQYRVLLPATITGIQKYLGSGLIKGVGPKTSEKIVNKFGMETLNILEIQPERLAEVPGLGMKKAEIIRKAWDEQKAIKEVMVFLQGHGISAALAVKIYREYKDASIVVVKNEPYRLARDVFGIGFKTADKIASGMGVAKDDPERLKAGLLYTLSEASDDGHVFLPREELLKNGTELLEAASEQVEQALEALVEEQGVANERIYNLKEIPTLKPDSPALADVDEWERSLHEERAPYVVATPEPQNAEIPLEAIYLPPFRNAEMGISAGVLRLRGATHDRLTSFKSAAFDVVFSYLSDKDGLVLNEKQKEAVQLALTEKVSVLTGGPGTGKTTSMRALLRVLQVKRKKVVLAAPTGRAAKRLSETTGASATTIHRLLELRPGGKAAFDRERPLDADMVIVDEASMLDVLLMNNLLKAVPSGAHLLLVGDTDQLPSVGAGNVLGDIVNSGVVPVVRLDQIFRQGADSAIVTNAHRINSGQMPQVGRDIADFFFFVEDDTEKAADLIVELVSKRIPARFGVNSVRDIQVLAPMHRSRAGVGELNNLLQETLNPASERKRERRWGGRLFREGDKVMQLKNNYEKLVFNGDGGYITLINHEDQFVRVALEDGREVEYDFAELDELSLAYCVSVHKSQGSEYPVVVMPLLTSHYPMLQRNLVYTAITRAKKVVVLVGSKRALAMAIKNDRTGRRYTGLAPRLKDFAPNKQL; encoded by the coding sequence ATGACTGCTGCCCCTGCCCACCTAGATAATTCTACTCCCACCCCGCGCTTTAGCGTGCTGAGTGGCGTGGTTGAGCGCATCACTTTTCAGAACGAAGATAACGGCTGGACTGTCGCTAAAGTTCAACCTGACAAAGGGCGCAAAGACGAACTGGTGACGATTGTCGGCAATTTGCCTTCGCTAGCGCCGGGCGAGAGCCTCGAAATGGAAGGCTTCTGGATTTCCAACCCCACTTACGGCAAACAATTCAAAATCGAGCAATACCGGGTGCTTTTACCCGCCACTATAACGGGCATTCAGAAATATCTGGGTAGCGGGCTTATTAAGGGCGTAGGACCTAAAACCAGCGAGAAGATTGTCAACAAGTTTGGGATGGAAACGCTGAACATTCTGGAAATTCAACCGGAGCGTTTGGCGGAAGTGCCGGGTTTGGGCATGAAAAAAGCCGAGATTATCAGGAAAGCATGGGATGAGCAGAAAGCCATTAAGGAAGTAATGGTTTTTTTGCAAGGACACGGTATCAGCGCCGCGCTGGCAGTAAAAATATACCGCGAGTACAAAGATGCCTCTATCGTGGTGGTCAAGAATGAGCCTTACCGTTTGGCGCGTGACGTTTTCGGCATTGGCTTCAAAACCGCCGATAAAATCGCTTCGGGCATGGGTGTGGCGAAGGACGACCCCGAACGCTTGAAAGCGGGCTTGCTCTACACCCTCAGCGAAGCCAGCGACGATGGGCATGTGTTCCTGCCCCGCGAGGAATTGCTCAAGAACGGCACAGAACTGCTGGAAGCTGCCTCTGAACAGGTTGAGCAGGCGCTTGAAGCGTTGGTGGAGGAGCAGGGCGTTGCCAATGAGCGCATTTACAATCTCAAGGAAATCCCCACCCTCAAACCTGATTCGCCCGCTTTAGCCGATGTGGACGAGTGGGAGCGCAGTTTGCATGAAGAACGCGCCCCCTATGTTGTTGCAACGCCTGAGCCACAGAACGCGGAAATTCCCCTCGAAGCAATTTACTTGCCACCTTTTCGCAATGCCGAGATGGGTATCAGCGCAGGAGTTTTGCGATTGCGTGGCGCAACCCATGACCGCCTCACCTCTTTCAAATCCGCTGCTTTCGATGTGGTTTTTTCCTACCTGTCGGATAAAGATGGGCTGGTGTTGAATGAGAAGCAGAAAGAAGCGGTGCAACTGGCGTTAACCGAGAAGGTAAGCGTGTTGACAGGTGGACCCGGCACAGGCAAAACCACTTCGATGCGTGCACTTTTGCGAGTTTTGCAGGTGAAGCGCAAGAAGGTGGTTTTGGCTGCACCCACCGGACGCGCCGCTAAGCGTCTTTCCGAAACCACCGGGGCAAGCGCGACCACTATTCACCGCCTGCTGGAATTGCGTCCGGGTGGGAAAGCGGCTTTTGACCGCGAACGCCCGTTGGATGCGGATATGGTTATCGTGGATGAAGCCAGCATGCTGGATGTACTGCTCATGAATAACCTGCTCAAGGCTGTGCCAAGTGGGGCGCATTTGCTGCTGGTGGGCGACACCGACCAATTGCCGAGCGTGGGCGCGGGTAATGTGCTGGGTGATATTGTAAATAGCGGGGTTGTGCCGGTGGTGCGCCTCGACCAGATTTTCAGGCAAGGCGCAGACAGTGCGATAGTCACCAACGCGCACCGCATCAACAGTGGTCAGATGCCGCAAGTCGGACGCGATATAGCCGATTTCTTTTTCTTCGTGGAGGACGACACCGAGAAAGCCGCCGACCTGATTGTGGAACTGGTTTCAAAGCGCATTCCCGCGCGTTTCGGCGTAAATTCGGTACGCGATATTCAGGTACTTGCGCCAATGCATCGCTCTCGCGCCGGAGTGGGCGAGCTTAATAATTTGCTGCAAGAAACGCTCAATCCCGCTTCCGAACGCAAACGCGAGCGGCGTTGGGGTGGTCGCCTGTTCCGCGAGGGCGACAAGGTGATGCAACTCAAGAATAATTACGAGAAGTTGGTGTTTAACGGTGACGGCGGCTATATCACCCTCATCAACCATGAAGACCAGTTTGTGAGAGTTGCGCTGGAAGACGGACGCGAGGTGGAGTACGATTTCGCCGAACTGGACGAGCTTTCGCTGGCTTACTGCGTTTCGGTACATAAGAGTCAGGGTTCAGAATACCCGGTGGTGGTGATGCCGCTGCTAACCAGCCATTACCCCATGCTACAGCGCAACCTTGTCTATACCGCCATAACCCGCGCCAAAAAGGTGGTGGTGTTGGTGGGTAGCAAACGTGCCCTCGCTATGGCTATCAAGAACGACCGCACCGGGCGACGCTATACCGGACTCGCCCCTCGCCTCAAGGATTTCGCGCCAAATAAGCAATTATAA
- a CDS encoding aspartate aminotransferase family protein, whose protein sequence is MSETLDVVDQIRATEDSLEVGVYPKREVNIVRGEGAILWDDKGNRYVDCVGGQGVANVGHCNPLVVKAIEEQAKRLITCPEIFYNDKRAELLRKLVEVAPAGLRRVFLCNSGTEAIEASIKFARLITSKTDIIATVRSFHGRSMGALSATWEKKYREPFMPLVPGFSHVPYGKIEPLRNAITENTAAILVEPIQGEGGVHIPPAGYLRELRQLCDETGVLLILDEIQTGFCRTGKFWGGDHEGVRGDIMALAKAIGGGMPMGAVLIDEKFGELQKSTHGTTFGGNPLACAAAIAAIQFMQDNKLEERATEMGDYLRSRLEPLAEKGDVVREIRGRGLITGIELKQKVVPYLKALLERSVLALPAGPNVLRLLPPLVIEKADLDFAIEQLIAVLG, encoded by the coding sequence ATGTCCGAAACGCTTGATGTTGTAGATCAAATCAGAGCCACCGAAGATAGCCTTGAAGTGGGCGTATATCCCAAGCGCGAAGTAAATATCGTGCGAGGGGAAGGGGCTATACTGTGGGACGATAAAGGCAATCGCTATGTGGATTGCGTGGGTGGTCAGGGCGTGGCAAACGTAGGTCACTGCAACCCATTGGTGGTGAAAGCCATCGAGGAACAGGCTAAACGTTTGATTACTTGCCCTGAGATTTTCTACAACGATAAGCGTGCCGAACTTTTGCGAAAATTGGTCGAGGTTGCCCCCGCCGGATTACGCCGAGTGTTCCTGTGCAACAGCGGTACAGAGGCGATAGAGGCTTCCATCAAGTTTGCCCGCCTCATTACAAGCAAAACCGATATCATCGCCACTGTACGCAGCTTTCACGGTCGCTCGATGGGTGCGCTGAGCGCAACGTGGGAGAAAAAGTATCGCGAGCCTTTCATGCCGTTAGTGCCGGGCTTCAGCCACGTACCTTACGGCAAAATCGAGCCGTTGCGCAACGCCATTACTGAAAATACCGCCGCAATTCTGGTTGAGCCGATTCAAGGTGAGGGTGGGGTGCATATACCGCCCGCCGGATACCTGCGCGAGTTGCGCCAGCTTTGCGACGAAACGGGAGTGCTGCTGATTTTGGATGAGATTCAGACCGGCTTCTGCCGAACCGGCAAGTTTTGGGGTGGCGACCATGAGGGCGTGCGGGGCGACATCATGGCGCTGGCGAAAGCCATCGGGGGCGGCATGCCGATGGGCGCGGTGCTAATTGACGAGAAGTTCGGCGAACTGCAAAAAAGTACGCATGGCACAACCTTTGGCGGTAACCCATTGGCTTGCGCCGCCGCTATCGCCGCCATCCAGTTTATGCAGGATAACAAACTGGAGGAACGCGCCACCGAGATGGGCGATTATCTGCGCTCTCGCCTTGAGCCGCTTGCGGAAAAGGGCGATGTGGTGCGTGAAATTCGCGGACGTGGGCTGATTACCGGCATCGAGTTAAAGCAGAAGGTCGTGCCTTACCTGAAAGCCTTGTTGGAAAGGAGCGTGCTGGCGTTACCCGCCGGACCGAACGTATTGCGTCTGCTTCCACCGCTGGTCATCGAGAAAGCCGACCTCGATTTCGCGATTGAGCAACTCATCGCGGTTCTGGGCTAA
- a CDS encoding [LysW]-aminoadipate kinase, which translates to MIVVKVGGGKGINYEAVTADLAELHAAGQKIVLVHGGSYETNVLSEKLGHPPKFVTSVSGYESRYTDRETLEIFEMVYCGKVNKRIVEMLQAKGVNAVGLSGIDGRLLEGTRKDAIKIIDSEGRKRILRDDFTGKVEKVNTGLLTLLLDNGYLPVVTPPAISYAGEAINVDGDRAAAIIASSLGVDQLIILSNVPGLLRDVKDESSLITHIEKAFVEESMSFAEGRFKKKVMGASEALQEGVKEVIFADARVDKPISAAIAHNGTVIS; encoded by the coding sequence ATGATAGTCGTAAAAGTTGGGGGCGGAAAAGGAATTAATTACGAGGCGGTGACCGCAGATTTAGCCGAATTGCATGCTGCCGGGCAGAAAATTGTGCTGGTACATGGAGGTTCTTACGAAACCAACGTCCTCAGCGAAAAACTGGGACACCCGCCCAAGTTTGTAACCAGCGTTTCGGGCTACGAAAGCCGCTATACCGATCGCGAGACCCTCGAAATCTTCGAGATGGTTTATTGCGGTAAGGTCAACAAGCGCATCGTGGAAATGCTACAGGCAAAGGGCGTAAACGCGGTAGGCTTGAGCGGGATTGACGGGCGGTTGCTGGAAGGCACGCGCAAGGATGCCATTAAAATCATCGACAGCGAGGGGCGCAAGCGCATTTTGCGGGACGATTTCACCGGCAAAGTGGAAAAGGTCAATACCGGGTTGCTCACCCTGCTGCTGGATAACGGCTATTTGCCGGTAGTAACGCCTCCCGCTATTAGCTACGCGGGCGAGGCAATCAACGTAGATGGAGATCGCGCCGCCGCTATTATTGCTTCTTCACTGGGAGTTGACCAGCTTATCATTTTGAGCAACGTGCCGGGCTTGTTGCGTGACGTGAAGGACGAAAGCTCGCTCATCACCCATATTGAAAAAGCCTTTGTGGAAGAGAGCATGAGCTTTGCCGAAGGGCGCTTCAAGAAAAAGGTAATGGGCGCATCGGAAGCGTTGCAAGAAGGCGTAAAAGAGGTAATTTTCGCCGATGCGCGGGTAGATAAACCCATTTCCGCCGCAATAGCGCACAATGGCACAGTGATCAGTTAA
- the argC gene encoding N-acetyl-gamma-glutamyl-phosphate reductase, which translates to MSGSKIRVGIVGGSGYTGGELLRILLGHPHVEVTQITSETNSGKFVHIIHPNLRKRTELKFISMTQLEECDVLFLALPHGSAMGKIDKFAQLAPRIIDLSADFRLRDPTDYPKWYEHEHPNKEWLSKFVYGIPELHREQIRESNYVTGAGCSATAVALGLMPLFKHGLVDTNIIVAETKIGSSAAGNKPSLSGHHPERSGVSRIYQATGHRHSAEIIQELSFGAKPNIHLTVTSVEAVRGILATCHVFLKENLQEKDIWKVYRQAYGSEPFIRIVKTKEGIYRYPQPKILSGSNYCDIGFEKDENSNALVVISAIDNLVKGAAGNCVQAMNLMFGWDETLSLEFTGLHPA; encoded by the coding sequence TTGTCTGGCAGCAAGATTAGAGTAGGCATAGTTGGCGGTAGCGGTTACACTGGGGGCGAGTTGTTGCGAATTCTGCTTGGACATCCCCATGTGGAAGTGACGCAGATTACCAGCGAAACCAACAGCGGCAAGTTTGTTCACATCATTCACCCTAACCTACGCAAACGCACCGAACTCAAATTCATCTCCATGACTCAGCTTGAGGAATGTGATGTGTTGTTTTTGGCGCTTCCACATGGCTCGGCGATGGGCAAAATTGACAAGTTCGCCCAACTTGCGCCGCGCATTATCGACCTTTCCGCCGATTTTCGCCTACGCGACCCCACCGATTACCCGAAATGGTATGAGCATGAACACCCCAACAAGGAATGGCTCTCCAAATTCGTGTACGGTATCCCCGAATTGCATCGTGAGCAAATCCGGGAGAGCAATTACGTTACCGGGGCGGGTTGTTCCGCTACCGCGGTGGCGTTGGGCTTGATGCCCTTATTTAAACACGGGCTGGTAGATACCAATATTATAGTGGCTGAAACTAAAATCGGCTCTAGCGCGGCGGGTAACAAACCAAGCCTTTCGGGACATCACCCGGAACGTAGCGGAGTAAGCCGAATTTATCAAGCTACCGGACACCGCCACAGCGCCGAAATTATTCAGGAGCTTAGCTTCGGCGCAAAACCCAATATCCACCTCACCGTTACCTCAGTCGAGGCGGTGCGCGGCATCCTTGCCACCTGTCACGTTTTCCTGAAAGAAAATTTGCAAGAGAAAGACATTTGGAAGGTGTATCGTCAGGCATACGGCAGTGAACCATTTATACGCATCGTCAAAACCAAAGAGGGGATTTATCGCTACCCACAGCCCAAGATTCTGAGCGGCTCAAATTACTGCGACATAGGGTTCGAAAAAGACGAGAACAGCAATGCGCTGGTGGTTATCTCAGCAATTGATAACCTCGTTAAAGGGGCGGCGGGTAACTGCGTACAGGCGATGAACCTCATGTTTGGGTGGGACGAGACGCTGAGTCTTGAATTTACCGGGCTACACCCTGCCTGA
- the lysX gene encoding lysine biosynthesis protein LysX, with product MKIGMLLSRVRVEEKLLFAEFEKRGIGFDRLYDPELVFDLEKKPFEYDVVVERCINHSRALYALKILNDWGIPTVNTYHVANVCGNKFLTTQALIHAGVASPVTKLAFTPESALQAIEELGYPVVIKPPVGSWGRLLAKLNDREAAEAVLEHKETLGHYEHSIFYVQEYIAKPERDIRAFVVGGETICAIYRRSPHWITNTARGGEATNCPITPELNDICVRAAKAVGGGVVAIDVVEDKNRGFLVIEVNYTMEFRNSIDTTGVNIPARVVDYVLEVGAGKHS from the coding sequence ATGAAGATCGGCATGCTGCTTTCGCGGGTCAGAGTGGAAGAAAAATTACTTTTTGCCGAGTTTGAAAAGCGCGGCATTGGGTTTGATCGTCTCTACGATCCGGAACTGGTTTTTGACCTTGAGAAAAAACCTTTTGAATATGATGTGGTAGTGGAACGCTGTATTAACCACAGCCGCGCCCTCTACGCTCTCAAAATATTGAACGACTGGGGTATTCCCACCGTCAACACCTATCACGTGGCGAACGTTTGCGGCAATAAATTTCTTACCACCCAAGCATTGATTCACGCTGGTGTGGCAAGCCCTGTCACCAAACTGGCTTTTACCCCCGAGTCGGCTTTGCAAGCGATTGAAGAACTGGGCTATCCGGTAGTAATCAAACCACCGGTGGGTTCATGGGGACGCTTGTTAGCAAAACTCAACGATCGCGAAGCCGCCGAAGCTGTTCTGGAACACAAGGAAACGCTGGGTCATTACGAACATAGCATTTTCTATGTGCAAGAGTATATTGCCAAACCCGAACGCGATATTCGCGCCTTCGTGGTAGGCGGTGAAACCATCTGCGCTATTTATCGCCGCAGCCCTCACTGGATTACCAATACGGCGCGGGGCGGGGAAGCTACTAATTGCCCCATAACGCCGGAGCTTAACGATATTTGCGTGCGTGCTGCCAAAGCAGTAGGTGGTGGCGTAGTAGCAATCGACGTGGTAGAAGACAAAAACCGAGGCTTCCTAGTAATCGAAGTCAATTACACAATGGAATTCCGCAACAGCATCGACACCACCGGGGTCAATATCCCTGCCAGAGTGGTGGATTATGTGTTGGAAGTAGGAGCAGGTAAGCATTCATAA
- the lysW gene encoding lysine biosynthesis protein LysW yields MPAECPECGATLTLAANVEKGEIVQCPDCGAELEVVSVNPIELAVAPEEEEDWGE; encoded by the coding sequence ATGCCAGCTGAATGTCCTGAATGCGGCGCAACCTTGACTCTCGCTGCGAATGTAGAAAAAGGGGAAATCGTACAATGCCCCGATTGTGGCGCAGAACTGGAAGTAGTCAGTGTCAACCCGATAGAACTGGCGGTAGCGCCCGAAGAAGAAGAGGATTGGGGCGAATAA
- a CDS encoding peptidylprolyl isomerase translates to MATKIATIQLANGSTIKIELYPDSAPATVANFEKLSNSGFYNGLNFHRVEPGFVVQGGDPNGDGTGGPGYKIKAEFNERKHVTGTLAMARASDPNSAGSQFYICLAPAPFLDRQYTVFGQVTEGMDEVQKIRRGDKMTSVTVETV, encoded by the coding sequence ATGGCGACAAAAATTGCTACTATCCAGCTAGCAAACGGTAGTACGATTAAAATTGAGCTTTATCCCGATAGCGCCCCAGCCACAGTAGCTAACTTCGAGAAACTCTCAAATTCCGGCTTTTACAACGGCTTGAATTTCCACCGGGTAGAACCGGGCTTTGTGGTGCAGGGTGGCGACCCGAACGGAGATGGCACTGGCGGTCCCGGCTACAAAATCAAGGCAGAATTCAACGAGCGCAAACATGTTACCGGAACTCTGGCAATGGCACGCGCCAGCGACCCCAATAGCGCCGGTAGCCAGTTCTACATCTGCCTTGCTCCCGCACCTTTCCTCGACCGACAATACACCGTGTTTGGTCAAGTAACCGAAGGAATGGATGAAGTGCAAAAAATCCGGCGCGGCGACAAAATGACAAGCGTCACGGTTGAAACTGTTTAG
- a CDS encoding peptidylprolyl isomerase has protein sequence MGRKFKFSRLLALLAVSTMIGALLAACGTTTATSVPAATINPFNAPITPVATPVASATADTIPNLVYSSNSKEIKVSDTISKQVITNLGSAASLVGKFNGDKITIYSSTDSKDKIEEYYRKLMISSNWGAFNRQGDDVSTILVYQKAGTKLVINISQLSSLDSFPQEMKSQLKQNDSLILVATGVPTDPPPTPLVIPGTPIATIGAGQKKIFTIELDKGGTITGELYPDLAPISVENFEKLSSGGFYNGLTFHRVEPGFVVQGGDPKGDGTGGPGYTIPGEFETNTGVYTLPATLKDKAKHVYGSLAMARSTDLNSAGSQFYIVTGQETDASVASLNGKYTVFGKVTQGMDLVVKIQKGDKIKSIKIEVK, from the coding sequence TTGGGACGCAAATTCAAGTTTTCCAGATTGCTGGCGCTATTAGCGGTTAGCACTATGATTGGGGCGCTTCTAGCGGCTTGCGGCACCACCACCGCTACTTCCGTGCCCGCCGCCACTATAAACCCATTTAATGCACCGATAACCCCTGTAGCGACTCCGGTGGCTTCTGCAACTGCCGATACCATTCCTAATTTGGTTTACAGCAGCAATAGTAAAGAAATAAAGGTCAGCGATACCATTTCCAAGCAAGTTATCACTAATCTTGGTTCCGCTGCCTCGCTGGTGGGCAAATTCAACGGTGACAAAATTACCATTTATTCTTCAACTGACTCCAAGGACAAGATTGAGGAATACTATCGCAAGCTTATGATTAGCTCTAATTGGGGTGCTTTCAACCGCCAAGGAGATGATGTAAGCACTATCTTGGTGTACCAGAAAGCCGGAACCAAACTGGTAATTAATATTAGCCAGCTTAGCAGCCTCGACAGTTTCCCACAGGAAATGAAAAGCCAGCTAAAACAGAACGATAGCCTGATTCTTGTGGCAACTGGTGTCCCCACTGACCCGCCCCCTACCCCGTTGGTTATTCCCGGTACGCCTATTGCTACCATCGGCGCGGGGCAGAAGAAAATCTTCACTATCGAACTGGATAAAGGCGGCACTATTACCGGAGAGCTTTATCCCGATCTTGCGCCTATTTCAGTGGAGAACTTTGAAAAGCTTTCCAGTGGTGGTTTTTACAATGGTCTGACCTTTCACCGGGTAGAGCCGGGTTTCGTGGTACAGGGCGGTGATCCGAAAGGTGATGGCACAGGCGGTCCCGGCTACACTATACCGGGCGAGTTTGAAACCAATACCGGCGTTTACACCTTACCGGCAACCCTTAAAGATAAGGCAAAACACGTTTATGGTTCTTTGGCAATGGCACGTTCTACTGACCTGAACAGCGCCGGTAGCCAGTTCTATATCGTGACCGGGCAGGAAACCGATGCCAGCGTAGCAAGCTTGAACGGTAAATATACCGTTTTTGGCAAAGTCACGCAGGGTATGGATCTGGTAGTCAAAATCCAGAAGGGTGACAAAATCAAGAGTATCAAAATAGAGGTTAAATAA
- a CDS encoding ArnT family glycosyltransferase, with product MQIEPQNKPPSLEKKKRAFKGRRLAGTLITFWAAIIVAAWFAVHRPFSVDALGISATTDIAAGVGRTLSDLLLLAAIATGAGASGFRLLAWLKIKEGATGLELALYAFGLGLGVEIFTILGLGLLGGLNKPVMYLLLLALILLNPRQSLQVIKGYQKLILKIWGWFLGAKWWERALALYLGIALAIPLTIGLAPVFSWDAIMYHLAAPKLYVQAGRIYNIFEMPPASYPFGIEMLYTWALTLQGDELAQTIHWLFMPLGGAAIWAFAKRFFTGLDEHNRQRAALLAVTLYFSVPHVQLLASWSYTDLLIAFYSLIGVHALLVAINSDDKPSWGYVAIAAVFAGLAFSGKYTAVTVAIAIVATGLYFALVTGRFKLSRYVGWGFLYGGIAFAVVLPWLLRNWFFTGNPVAPIFWGVNGWQPDEIAPIVGKGLGQSLSLEMVLGRPFKAAIFGSAGGAMDATISPLYLAFLPLTVWAAWREKVVAALLLNVGVQYFCWIAIIVSTAQLDHSRILLPTFPLLALATGYGLAILPSLKAAMLKTFAAFLLGIFLLGNLLNLGLWFAAADTAPYLAGLQTKEAFLNDILGSQIRAAHFVNTLPQDSYTFFLFEPRSYYFDRKVAPDLNGGEIFYFVDNQPTPEKMLADLKRRGVTHLLIWEAGLKFIQDNPDYAKPERAQAAVKLLGGLKTRYLTLLYEEKGQYSVYELG from the coding sequence ATGCAAATTGAACCTCAAAATAAACCACCATCCCTTGAAAAAAAGAAACGGGCATTTAAGGGTCGGCGCTTAGCCGGAACGCTTATCACATTCTGGGCAGCGATAATAGTAGCGGCGTGGTTTGCGGTACATCGTCCCTTTTCTGTAGATGCGCTCGGAATTTCCGCTACCACCGATATTGCGGCAGGGGTAGGACGAACTCTGTCCGACTTGTTGCTGCTAGCAGCTATAGCAACGGGAGCAGGAGCAAGCGGTTTTAGGCTGCTAGCGTGGCTGAAAATTAAAGAAGGCGCAACCGGGCTAGAATTGGCGTTGTATGCCTTTGGGCTTGGGCTTGGCGTTGAAATCTTCACGATATTGGGTTTAGGGCTATTGGGAGGCTTGAACAAGCCTGTTATGTATCTGTTACTGCTGGCTTTAATTCTGCTCAACCCGCGCCAGAGCTTGCAAGTAATAAAAGGCTATCAAAAGCTGATTCTTAAAATTTGGGGTTGGTTTCTGGGCGCAAAGTGGTGGGAACGCGCCCTTGCCCTTTATCTTGGTATTGCACTGGCTATTCCCCTGACGATTGGACTTGCTCCGGTTTTTAGCTGGGACGCAATTATGTATCATCTGGCTGCGCCAAAATTATATGTACAAGCGGGTAGGATTTATAACATTTTTGAAATGCCCCCCGCCAGTTATCCTTTTGGAATAGAAATGTTGTACACGTGGGCGCTGACCCTGCAAGGGGATGAGTTGGCACAAACCATTCACTGGTTATTTATGCCGCTAGGAGGAGCCGCAATTTGGGCTTTTGCCAAACGCTTTTTTACCGGGCTAGATGAGCATAACCGACAAAGAGCAGCGCTTCTCGCAGTTACCCTATATTTTTCAGTGCCGCACGTACAGTTGCTGGCAAGTTGGTCTTATACCGACTTGCTGATTGCATTCTACTCCTTGATTGGGGTTCACGCCCTGCTTGTTGCTATTAATAGTGATGATAAACCTTCTTGGGGATATGTAGCTATAGCCGCAGTATTTGCGGGTTTAGCGTTTAGCGGCAAGTACACCGCCGTTACTGTAGCAATCGCGATAGTAGCCACCGGGCTTTATTTTGCCCTAGTCACAGGTCGATTTAAGCTGAGCCGTTATGTTGGATGGGGTTTCCTTTACGGAGGAATAGCATTTGCTGTAGTGTTGCCTTGGCTTCTCCGTAACTGGTTCTTTACCGGCAACCCGGTTGCTCCTATTTTCTGGGGTGTAAATGGCTGGCAGCCTGACGAAATTGCCCCAATAGTTGGTAAAGGTCTGGGACAATCTTTGAGTCTGGAAATGGTTTTGGGACGACCATTCAAAGCGGCTATTTTTGGCTCCGCCGGAGGTGCAATGGATGCCACCATTTCGCCTTTATACTTGGCTTTTTTACCGCTGACAGTGTGGGCGGCTTGGCGCGAAAAAGTAGTAGCAGCGTTGCTACTCAATGTCGGAGTACAATATTTCTGCTGGATTGCCATAATCGTTTCAACTGCACAACTTGATCATAGCCGCATTCTGCTACCCACCTTCCCGTTGTTGGCATTGGCTACGGGCTATGGGCTGGCGATTTTACCCTCACTTAAAGCCGCGATGTTAAAAACCTTTGCAGCCTTTTTACTCGGAATCTTCTTGCTTGGAAATCTATTAAATCTAGGATTGTGGTTTGCTGCTGCCGATACTGCGCCTTATCTGGCAGGGTTACAAACCAAAGAGGCTTTTTTGAACGATATTCTGGGTTCGCAAATAAGAGCGGCACACTTTGTAAATACTCTGCCACAAGATAGCTACACCTTTTTCCTATTCGAGCCACGCAGTTATTATTTTGATCGGAAGGTAGCACCGGATTTGAACGGTGGCGAAATCTTTTATTTTGTAGATAATCAACCTACGCCTGAAAAAATGTTGGCTGATTTGAAACGGAGGGGCGTAACTCATCTACTAATCTGGGAAGCAGGCTTGAAATTTATTCAGGATAATCCCGACTATGCAAAACCTGAACGGGCGCAAGCGGCGGTTAAATTGCTGGGGGGCTTGAAAACCCGTTATCTGACCTTGCTATATGAGGAAAAAGGGCAGTACAGCGTTTATGAGCTTGGGTAA